The Benincasa hispida cultivar B227 chromosome 11, ASM972705v1, whole genome shotgun sequence genome has a segment encoding these proteins:
- the LOC120090627 gene encoding uncharacterized protein LOC120090627 — translation MALEGRHKFGYLTGEIPRLNPGDPQECVWKAEDSLLRSMLISSMELQIGKPLLYSATARDIRDAVRRLYSRCQNASRLYTLRKQVHECKQGSMDVTSYFSKMSLLWQEMDLCREIIWNCPQDGIQYSKIEEVERVYDFLTGLLS, via the coding sequence atgGCTCTTGAGGGACGCCATAAGTTTGGATATTTAACTGGAGAGATACCACGACTGAATCCTGGGGATCCTCAAGAGTGTGTCTGGAAGGCAGAGGATTCTTTGCTCCGCTCAATGTTAATCAGTAGCATGGAACTACAAATCGGGAAACCTTTACTCTATTCAGCCACTGCCCGAGATATTAGGGATGCAGTCCGACGGTTATATTCGAGGTGTCAGAACGCATCCCGCCTATATACTCTACGTAAACAGGTTCACGAATGCAAACAAGGGAGCATGGATGTAACGTCATACTTCAGCAAGATGTCGTTGTTATGGCAAGAAATGGATCTCTGTCGGGAGATCATCTGGAACTgcccacaagatggaattcaatactCCAAGATAGAAGAGGTTGAGCGTGTGTATGATTTTCTTACCGGACTACTCTCGTGA